Part of the Candidatus Methylomirabilis limnetica genome, ATGATGACGCATTGAGCATCGCGGCGTATCTTCTTCGTGCTTCTAAGCCTATGCCGGAGCTTCATGGTGCGTTTAAGGCCCCCACTTCGGTCGAGCGTGGAAGGGAGATCGTGAGCTCGGTTGGCTGCCTCGGCTGCCACCGGATCCCTGGCATGGAGGCGAAGGCCCCGCTTGCCGGCGCTCCGCCCGCTGTGGCGTCGGTCCATACTCTCGCAGCGCAGTCGGAAAGCGAAAAAGAAGCACCGGGGGGAGCCGCCAAGACAGCGCCTGAACCGAAACCGGTGAAAGCCTGGCTGGTCGCTCCTCCTCCATTGCCGGAGAATCAGGATTTCGCGCCGGATCTCTCAAAGATAGCCGGCAAGGTGAACGCGGACTGGCTCTTCGCCTGGGTCAAGAATCCGAAGCAGTTTCGGCCAACAACCCGGATGCCCGATCTGCGCCTCTCCGACGACGAGGCTCGGGCAGTCACCGCCTTCCTGATGACGCTTGGGCAGAAGCGAATGGTTGGCGGCCTGGAACAGGAGGTGAGGAAGGCCGAGCGGATCGCGGCGGGTGAGCGTCTGATCCGCAAACGGGGCTGTTTTGGTTGCCACGACATGAAGGGATTTGAGACGTCGGAGAAGATTGCGCCGGATCTCAGCAACTTCAGCCAGAAGCGATTGCTGGAGCTGTTCTTCGGCGAGGCCGTTCAGGTGAAGCAGACCTGGCAGGACTACACCTTCTGGAAGCTGAAGGATCCCCAGATTTACGCCACCGAACGGGTTGAGCAATTAATGCCGAACTTTAGTTTCAGCGACGAAGAGGCGAAGACGCTGAGGGTCTTCCTGAAGAGTCTCAGCACCGAGCGTGTGCAGCCGCAGTTCCAGCGGAGCCTTTCTGACGAGGAGCTGGCTATTCAGAACGGGCGGACCCTTGTGAAGCGCTACAACTGTAACGGGTGTCACGTCATCGAAGGGCAGGGCGGCGCCATTGCCGCCTTTTACGCCAACGAGACCAAGGCCCCGCCTCCTCTTGAGGTGGGGATGATACATGAGGGGGAGAAGGTTCAGGCCACATGGCTGTACCAATTCCTTGGGCGGCCTACACCGCTCAGGCCGTGGCTCGATGCCCGGATGCCGACATTCGGTCTCAGCATCGAAGAAGCCACCACCCTGACGAAGTATTTCGCGGTGATGGGCAAGCAGCAGGTTCCCTATGAGTATGTCTCGGTGGGGGAGCCGGCCCCAGAGATGATTAAGGCCGGACGATTGCTGATGTCGAAGGACTACTTTGACTGCTTCACCTGTCACCAGCAGGGCGAGAAGAAGCCCGAGGGCCCGCCTGAGGGCTGGGCGCCGGATCTCGGCCTGGCCAAGCGCCGCTTACGGCCGATCTGGATCGGTAAGTGGATGAAGGACCCGCAGAAGATCCAGCCGGGAACCAAGATGCCCAGCTACTATCCTGACGGTCCGGACGATATCCTTGGAGGGAAGGAGGACCTACAGATCCAGGCCATTACTGAATACCTGATGCATTTGGGTGAGAACTGACCCGTCCATAGCGTCTATTGCGGCAGCGTCCATTTCCTCTACGCAACAGACGCAACAACGCAACAGACGCAATGACGCAACAAGAGAAAAGGAGGCGATACTCCATGCGCAGGAAGCGCGAACTGATCGCAGCGACCGTAGTGGCGGGATTTTTCCTTGCGACCGTCGCTCAGGCTTTGGCTTATGAGGGCGGCGAGGTGAAAGACGGCGGGACGATCACCGGTACGATTAAATTTGCCGGGACCCCACCAGTAAGGAAGGAGCTCCAAGTGACCAAAGACAAGGATGTCTGCGGCAAGGATAAGCACCTGAGCTGGGATCTCATTGTCGGTCCTCAAAAAGGCATTGAAAATGCTGTGGTGAGATTGATTGATGTGAGTAAGGGGGAGAAGTGGGCGATCACGAAGGCAACAGTGGATCAGAATGGGTGTGTATATACGCCCCATGTCGTCGTGGTTCCCGCAGGTGGCACGCTGGATATCCTGAACAGTGATGGGATTCTCCACAACATTCATACTTATAGCAAGGCGAACGCCTCGATCAATAAGGCCCAGCCGAAATTCAAGAAGGTGCTGACCACGGAGTTTGCGAAGCCGGAGATTGTCAAGGTGACCTGTGATGCCCACAGTTGGATGCTTGGCTGGCTCGTTGTCTCCGACCATCCGTACGTGGCTGTTACCAACGATAAGGGTGAGTTCACCCTTAAAAATGTTCCACCAGGAAACTATAAGATCGAGGTCTGGCAGGAGACGCTCGGTAAGAAGGTGCAGGACGTCGCCGTCAAGCCGAAGCAGGAGACCAAGCTCACTATCGAACTGGCAAAGTAGCGTGCGGCGTACAGCGTGCCGCTCCACGCACGACGCTGAACGCAATAACGTGGGGGAAAAAATACAAATGGCGACTGCAAAGAAATATGTGTACTTCTTCGGAAAGGGTCGGGCGGAAGGAAGGGCTGAGCAGAAGAATCTTCTCGGGGGAAAGGGGGCGAACCTCCATGAGATGACCACCCTCAAGATCCCCGTGCCGCCTGGCTTTACCATCTCGACGGAAGCCTGCATTGAGTACGTGAAGCGAGGCAGGCGTTTCCCTCCCCA contains:
- a CDS encoding c-type cytochrome, which produces MWRRWRTSKLAEQRSLRVLFFTVSMLFLLVTVWAVWDEGKTRRPWKAYQQEFHRLERERVALELATERSKLGAPEVQAAIAKLGEDLKAAQARLAGPESVKAQQVLAQRETEHTEMNTKAQFIKSELDEALYWVEHAIHSKNDSTKPRAKVAEIEKQLRGLTAQVNMLNARAEEARGIVKRFHVDVDTIRGRIDELTAPAVTIEKRLESIGVRPLEVKQIVVEGLAINEFKVPILTVDRCATCHLAIDRPGFDQVKQPFRTHPYREVLFGNHPIARFGCTACHQGQGPTLEVEAAHGEVPHWARPLLRGDFAQTSCRKCHAEKKEFALAPVYSRGRQMVEELGCFGCHAMAGFEKVQKVGPDLTRIASKVDPSWLVRWIKKPREYLPKTKMPHFGLSDDDALSIAAYLLRASKPMPELHGAFKAPTSVERGREIVSSVGCLGCHRIPGMEAKAPLAGAPPAVASVHTLAAQSESEKEAPGGAAKTAPEPKPVKAWLVAPPPLPENQDFAPDLSKIAGKVNADWLFAWVKNPKQFRPTTRMPDLRLSDDEARAVTAFLMTLGQKRMVGGLEQEVRKAERIAAGERLIRKRGCFGCHDMKGFETSEKIAPDLSNFSQKRLLELFFGEAVQVKQTWQDYTFWKLKDPQIYATERVEQLMPNFSFSDEEAKTLRVFLKSLSTERVQPQFQRSLSDEELAIQNGRTLVKRYNCNGCHVIEGQGGAIAAFYANETKAPPPLEVGMIHEGEKVQATWLYQFLGRPTPLRPWLDARMPTFGLSIEEATTLTKYFAVMGKQQVPYEYVSVGEPAPEMIKAGRLLMSKDYFDCFTCHQQGEKKPEGPPEGWAPDLGLAKRRLRPIWIGKWMKDPQKIQPGTKMPSYYPDGPDDILGGKEDLQIQAITEYLMHLGEN
- a CDS encoding carboxypeptidase regulatory-like domain-containing protein, with protein sequence MRRKRELIAATVVAGFFLATVAQALAYEGGEVKDGGTITGTIKFAGTPPVRKELQVTKDKDVCGKDKHLSWDLIVGPQKGIENAVVRLIDVSKGEKWAITKATVDQNGCVYTPHVVVVPAGGTLDILNSDGILHNIHTYSKANASINKAQPKFKKVLTTEFAKPEIVKVTCDAHSWMLGWLVVSDHPYVAVTNDKGEFTLKNVPPGNYKIEVWQETLGKKVQDVAVKPKQETKLTIELAK